The Salvia miltiorrhiza cultivar Shanhuang (shh) chromosome 2, IMPLAD_Smil_shh, whole genome shotgun sequence DNA window CCAGGCGACAACTTAAAGGTGGAGCCATCGACAACTCTAAGCCCTCGAACGCCAACCACTCTGAGGTTTCTGTCCACCACCTTCCCCATGAGGCAGCCACCATGGTAGTGCCATATTGTGCTCACAGTCCGCCTGCAGAACTCCCCCATGTCCTCGTCGTTGAGCTGATCACGCGGCAGTGGTGTTCCCACATACCTAAACTCTCTTCCTCCGAACCACTGATGCGCCTTGAATTCATCCATGGAACGTGTGTTGAGCACATCAGCAATCCTTCTTGTGCCATTTATGCACAGCTCAAGATCAGTGGGGTTGCTGAAGTAGTTGAAACGAACAAGGGGGTTGGTCCTAACATCTGTGGATGCCAATCTCAGAGACCCTGCGGAGAGGGGGCCGACTATCTTCTCCATTAGAGTGGCAACCGTGACATAAGATGAGCTAGCAGGCCTAATGAAGATGGGTCTTGCAGGGGAAAGGAAGGGCACAATGTTGGATGCTGCTTCAAGATAAGCACCAGAATTGGTGATGCCAACAACTTGAATCAGAGAATGGTCCAAGGGCACCGGTGGCACAATCGAGATCCCATTTCTTGGGTTATCATACAAGAAGCGCCCCACGTAGGGCGAGTGCAGCGCCACCGGAATCCCCCACGATGCAAGATAAGGCCGCGGCCCAATGCCGCTCAGCAGCAACAGCTGAGGGCTGCCCAGGGCCCCTGCGCACACCAACACTTCACCATTGTCACGCACCATTGCGTGGTGAAAACCCCCATTTCGATCGCGGAAAATCACACCAATCGCACTCTGCTTCGCGGCAGTAGGTGCCAGCAGAATTCTCTCGACGCTAGCATGCACCGCCACCTT harbors:
- the LOC131013069 gene encoding (R)-mandelonitrile lyase-like; this translates as MPERFFTLPARFLILFAIAALISLPLSHSQQSPAYLGLVSNATEFPAEDYYDYIIVGGGTAGCPLAATLSEGFRVLVLERGGVPFGFRNLMSRDGFLTTLMEVDAHDSPAQSFTSEDGVPNARGRVLGGSSAINAGFYSRADPDFYNKSGIDWDLRMVNQSYEWVEKAIVFRPELRIWQSAVRDALLEAGIDPYHGFSLDHIVGTKIGGSTFDSSGTRHSAADLLSYANPRNLKVAVHASVERILLAPTAAKQSAIGVIFRDRNGGFHHAMVRDNGEVLVCAGALGSPQLLLLSGIGPRPYLASWGIPVALHSPYVGRFLYDNPRNGISIVPPVPLDHSLIQVVGITNSGAYLEAASNIVPFLSPARPIFIRPASSSYVTVATLMEKIVGPLSAGSLRLASTDVRTNPLVRFNYFSNPTDLELCINGTRRIADVLNTRSMDEFKAHQWFGGREFRYVGTPLPRDQLNDEDMGEFCRRTVSTIWHYHGGCLMGKVVDRNLRVVGVRGLRVVDGSTFKLSPGTNPQATLLMMGRHFGLKLLRERT